TGGGGCCGCCGTCATCATGCTTCCCGGCGTGATCGCACGCAGCTCCAACGCGCTGGCGGACCAGATGTTCACGGCCGCCTCGATGGCCGCGCACCCCGATCCGCTGGTGGCGCTGCGCGCCCTGGAGACGGGGGTGGGGACGGTGGCCGGCATCCTGGGCCCCATGCTGTTCGCGGTGGTGGCCGCGGTGCTGGCGGCGGCCGCCGTCCAGGGCGGCATCCGGTTCAAGAAGTTCAAGCCCAAGTTTGAGCAGTTTGACCTGCTCAAGGGGCTCAAGAACGTGGTGGGCACGCAGGCGCTGTGGAACGGGGCGAAGGCGCTGCTGAAGACCGCCGTGGTGGGGCTGGTCCTCTACACGGTGGTCCAGGGGATGGTCCCGGTCCTGCTGCAGGCGGGCGGGCTGCAGATCACCGAGCTGCTCGGCGCGGCCGGCGGCGGCGTCGTCCAGCTGGTGCAGTACGCCGTGGCGGCGGGGATGCTGCTGGCCCTGGCCGACGTCTTTGTCATCTCCCGCCGCAACCGCAAGAAGACGCGCATGACCAAGAAGGAAGTCAAGGACGAGAACAAGTCCAGCGACGGCGACCCCATGATCAAGTCGGCCCGCCGCCAGCGCCAGCTGGCCATGGCGCGCAACCGCATGATGAGCGCGGTGGGGACGGCCGACGTCGTCCTCGTCAACCCCGTGCATGTGGCGGTGGCCCTGCGGTACGAACCGGGCAAGTCCGCCCCCCGTGTGGTGGCCAAGGGCGCGGACCGGGTGGCGGCCCGGATCCGGGCCGAGGCCGAGGCCAAGAAGGTGCCCCTGGTCAAGGACATCCCCCTGGCCCGCGCCCTGCACGGCTCCTGTGAGCTTGGCGCGGAGATCCCGGTGGAACTGTACAACCAGGTGGCGGCCGTCCTGGCGTTTGTCATGGCCTTGAAAAAGCGCGGCTCGGCGGCCGGGATGCACCAGCTCCACCCGGCCGGCTCCGCCATCCCGCCGAAGCCGAACAGCACCAACCTAAGCAAAGGAATGCCCGCGTGAACCGCAACTTCTCCAAGCTGGCCGTCCCCATGGGGGTGGTGGGAATTGTGCTGCTCCTGGTGGTCCCCATCCCGGCCATGCTGCTGGACGTCCTGATCATCATCAACATTGTCTTTGCGCTGCTGGTGCTCATGAACAGCATGTTTGTGAAGAAGCCACTGGATTTTTCCGTGTTCCCGTCGCTGCTGCTCGTGGCCACCCTGTTCCGGCTCGGCCTCAACGTCGCCTCAACCCGCCTGGTGCTGGGGCAGGCCCACGCCGGCCAGGTGATCCAGGCCTTTGGCGAGGTGACCGTCAGCGGGAACCTGATCATTGGCGGCGTGATCTTCCTGATCCTGGTCGTCATCCAGTTCGTGGTGGTCACCAAGGGCGCCGAGCGTGTGGCCGAGGTGGGTGCCCGCTTCACCCTCGACGCCATGCCCGGCAAACAGATGGCCATCGACGCCGACCTGAACGCGGGCCTGATCACCGACGTCGAGGCCAAGGAGCGCCGCGTGGAGGTCTCCGCCGAGGCCGACTTCTACGGCGCCATGGACGGTGCGTCCAAGTTCGTCAAGGGCGATGCCATTGTCGGCATCATCATCATCATCATCAACCTCGTGGGCGGCATCGCCATCGGCATGCTCCAGCGCGGCATGGACATCACCGACGCCGTCAAAACGTACTCGCTGCTGTCCGTCGGCGACGGCCTGGTCTCGCAGATCCCGGCCCTGCTGATGGCCGTCGCCACCGGCATGATCGTCACCCGCTCCAACGCGTCCTCGGACATGGGCACGACGGCGGCCCTGCAGCTCACCCAGTCACGCTCGGCCCTGCTCGTGTCCGGTGTCGCGGCGATCATCATGTCCGTGATCCCCGGCATGCCGGTGTTCCTGTTCCTGGGCGTCGGGGCCCTGCTGCTGTTCATCGGCCAGCGGGTCAAGGTGGGCGAGAAGAAGGCGGCCGCCGCGAAGGAGCTGGAGGCGGCGGTCGCGGCGCCCCAGGCCGAGACCACGGAGGACATCATCGGGCAGATGCGCGTCCAGGCACTGGAAATCCAGCTGTCCACCGACCTCGTGGACCTTGTTTCGGGCTCCGCGGACGACCTTCTGGCCCGGATCAAGGCGCTGCGGCACAAGGTGGCCATGGAGCTGGGCATGGTGGTGCCGCCGGTGCGCACCCGCGACCATGTGGAGCTGCCGCCGTCGACCTACGTGATCCGCATTGCCGGCGTCGAGGCCGGGCGCGGGACCGCCCCGGCCGGCCGCGTCCTGGCCCTCGGCGACCAGCTGGGAGCCCTGCCCGGCACCCCCACCGTGGAGCCCGTGTTCGGGCTGGCCGGCAAGTGGATTCCGGCGGAAATGCGGCACAGCGCCGAAATGGCCGGCGCCACCGTGATCGACCGCGTCTCCGTGCTCATCACGCACCTCTCCGCCATTGTCAACGCCAACGCCGCCCGCCTGCTCAGCCGCGAGGACGTGCGTGTGCTCACCGAGGGCGTCAAGGACGTCTCGCCGTCGATCGTGGAGGAGCTGGTCCCCGGACAGCTGTCCCTGGGCGAGGTCCAGCGCGTGCTGCAGGGGCTCTTGGAGGAGCAGGTGCCCATCAACGACCTTCCCCGGATCTATGAGGCCCTGTCGCTGCACGCGAAGAAGGGCACGGAGCCTGAAACGCTCATTGAAGCGGCACGGACCGCGCTGGGCCCGGTCATCGCGGACAGGTGCCTTGACGGCAGCTCGCTGGCCGTGCTGATGATCGATCCCTCCCTGGAACAGTCCCTGCTGGAGGGCCTGCGTCCCTCCGAGCTCGGCACCCAGATCGTGGTCGACCCGTCCCGGCTCGAAGCCTTTCTGGTGTCCGTGACGGAGACGTTCACGGCCGCCGAGGCCGCGGGCCACAGCCCGGTCCTGGTCTGCGCCCCGGCGCTCCGCCCGGCCATCTGGCGGCTGGTCTCCGGCCGCGTCAAGGGGCTTCCCGTGCTCTCCTACACGGAGGCAACGGCCGGAAACCCGACCATCGACACCGTAGGAGTTGTGCGCAGTGCCCAGTCGATTTCAGCTTAGGGGCCACAGCATCGAGGGCCTGCGCTGGCAGCTCTTCGACAGCTACGGTCCAAGGGCCCGGATCATCCGTGCCGAACGCATCCAGACCGGAGGGCTGTTCGGCCTGGGCGCCACGACGTCCTTCGAGGTGACCGTCGAGGTGGACGGGCATCCGTCGCCGAACACGGCCGGCAGGTCGCGGCGCGCGGGCCCCTCCCGGCCCCGCACGGGCGCCCGGCGCGGCCTGGCCGACCTGCTGGCGGATGCCGACGGCGCCGACGACGCCGGACCCTCCGACAGCGCGCTGGTCTCCACCCAGAAACCCGACTTTGACGCGATCCTGGGCCGGATGGCGGAACGGATCGGGGACAGCGCCGAGGCCCTGCCCGTTGACGATGGGACTTCTGAAGACGGGCCTTCCGAGGTCCTGTCCCTCGAAGCGTTGCCCTTGGGAGACGGGCAAGACGCGAACGGCGTGCCACAACTGTGCGGGGCGCCGGGAGACCTGGTGGTGCTGGTGGGGCGGCGCGACCAGCCGCTGCGCACCGCCTGGGCCATGGCGGGCGCCATCGACGGCGGGGCAGAGCTGCGGACGGCGGGCGACTTCCGGTCCAACGGGGTGGGGCACGTCCTCATCGACAGCCCCGAGGTGAAAAGGGTGCAGGCCCTGGCGGCCGTTGACGGCAAGCCGCTGTTGATAGCATTCAGTATCGGGACCAGGGGGTCCTCGAGTCCCCAGGCGCTCTCCTCGGTGCAGCCCAACCAGCTGTGGCTGGTGGTGGACGCGGCCCACAAGCCTGAGGACACCCAGGCCTGGACCCGGCAGGCGTCCTGGCACGCGGTGCCCGACGCCCTGGCCGTCCTCGGCGCGGCGGAAACGGCCACGCCGGAGACCGTCAACGAGCTCGGATACCCGGTGGGCTGGGTGGACGGTTACCCGGCAACGTCGCCCGAACTTTAGCTTTTCAACCTGTCAGCACATCCATGGAAGGAACTGCATGCTGGTATTGACACGTAAGATTGGCGAGAAGATCGTCATCGGCGGGAACATCACGGTCACCATCCTCGACGGCGGCCGCGGCGAAGGCGTGCGCATCGGCATTGACGCCCCGCGCGACGTCAGCATCCACCGCAGCGAGGTGGTGGATGCCGTGTCGGCGAACAACCGCGAAGCCGCCGAAGGCTCGGCCGCGGTGTCCGGCACGGAAAGCCCCGAACAGCTCATCCTGGCAGCGTTGGGACTGGCGTCGCCGGAATAGGCGTTCCGTGGAGTGCCGTGGGCCGACTGTACCGGTATGGTGACCTGACAGCGGGCGAAGCCGCCAAAACCGTACCCTGAGCGGGGGGGGCGCCGGCGCCGGAACCGGCCTCCGCGGCCTTACCGCGCGGGCACCTGGCCAAGCCGGAACAGGGCGTCGGGGTCGTAGTGGGCGGCAAGGCGGGTCAGCCTGGCCAGCACTTCGGGCGTGTAGCTGGCGGCGAATCCCGCCGCGCCGCTGGACGCCGAAAAATTCGGCAGGTTCGCCCCGAAGTGCCATTCGCCCATGGACGCGTGGAGCCCGGCGGCGTGGACGGCGATGGCCGGCAGTTCCGGCGGCGCCGCAACGCCCACGCTGTACAGGCCAAACCCGGCGTCGCGGTGGCAGAGGGCGCTGGGAACGGCAGGCTCCTCGGACAGGGCCCCGCCGAACTGGCGGATTTCCACCAGCAGCTGTGGCGAGTTGGTGCCCGGCCCCACTGCGCGAAGCAGGGTTTGTGCGGCCTCGGGGCCAAAGTCCGCCAGCAGGCAGGACGCCTCGCTGGCGGGCAGCGCGTCCTCCGGGTCGGAGTGCACCATGCCGATCATCGAGTAGGGCATCGTTTGCACCGCATCCATGAGGGGCACCCCGGCCGCGCGCATCGGCGCAAGCCAGCGGGCGCCGTCGTCCGGGCTGCCGGTGTACACGTAGCGGACCGCGGCGGTGAACGTCCCGGCCAGCGCTTCGGGCACACCGGGCGTGGGCGGGAGCTGCATGAGGGCCAGCGAGGTGCTGGCCTCCGGCGGCAGCGTGTGGCACCAGCTGGACCAGGCGAACGTGGCGCGGGCGGCCGAGTCCTCGCCGAAGAACAGCGCGCCGGCGTAGATGGTGGGCAGCGGCAGGAGGTTGAATTCAGTGGCGGTGATGATGCCCAGGGACGACTTGCCGCCGCGCAGGCCCCAGAAGAGGTCCGGCTCGGTTTCCGCGGTGACGTGGCGCAGCCGGCCGTCGCCGGTGACGACGTCGAACGCGCGGACCTGGTCGGAGGCGGCGCCGAACGTGCGGGCCATGGGGCCGATTCCGCCCCCGCTGGTGTAGCCCGCCACGCTGACGCCGGGGGCGGAGCCGCACAGTCCGGCGAGGCCGGTGCCCGCGCACGCCGAGAGGACCGTCTTCCACGTGACGCCGGCGCCCGTGCGCGCCCAGCCGCGGGGGTCGATGGTGCATTCGGCCAGGTTCCGGGTGTGGATGAGCAGGGCGCCGTCGAGGTCGCTGGCGATTCCGTGTCCGGTGGCCTGCACCGCGACCGGCAGCCCGTTGGCGGAGGCGAACCTGACGGCCTCCACCACGTCCTGCGCCGTGGCGGCTTCCAGTACGGCGGCCGGGCTGGTGCGAACGGCCAGGTTCCAGGGGGTGGACAGCTCGGTGTAGCCGGGCTGTCCGGGTGCGAACAGTGCGCCGTCCACGGCGCGGCGCAGGTCATCAAACGCCGGCGGGCCGTCAAACACGGCGGGGTGCCCCGTCGGTTCTCCAATGGGTTCCATGTCTTCTCCTCCAAGGTGCGGCCGCGCTACACGATGGATGAGACCTATGGCGGCCTATGCCTAGGATGCCATCGAACCGCCGGCAAGGCCAGAGGCGGCCTCAGCGCCGCCTGCGGTGGAAGATCAGCGCCGCCGCGATCCCCACGAGCCAGACGTCCTTGGCCAGGGCCACGCCCGCCGGCGTGGGCCGGATGCCGTCCGCTTCCGTCAGCCCGGGGGACTTGAGGTAGTTGGCGAAGAGGCCGCCGGAAAAGGCGCCGAGCATCAGTCCCGCCAGCCGGGACGGGACGAAGGGCAGCAGCAGCGCCGAGCCGATTCCGATTTCCGCATAGCTCAGGTAGCGGCCGAACTGCTCCGGCTCCAGGGTTGCCGCCTGGGGGATGACCCGGGCGGCGGATGCCTGCAGGCCGGCGGCGTGCTCCGGGTCCAGGCCGAGCTTGCCGACGCCGGAATTGAGGATGAACGCGCCCGAGACGAGGCGAAGTGCGGCGTTGCTGATGCTGAATCCCATGGTGTTCTCCGTTTGGTCTGGCGGTAAGACGTTCAGGTTCAGCCTAGGGAGCCGCGGCCGCGCTGGCTAGCCCGCGCCAGGATCCGGGGCCGGCCCGGTCAGCCGGTGGCGGAGGGAACGATCGCCGCCGCCAGCCCGGCCACCAGGGCGTCCAGGCCCAGGGCAAAGGCGGCATCGGCGTCGTTGTGGCCGTCCGGATTCCGGCGGCGGGCGACGGCGGCGCTGAAGTGCGGCGCCTCGGCCTCCAGCTCGCCGGTGGCAAAGATGTCCGCGGGCGCGTTGACGTCGTAGGCGGAACCAAAAATGAAGGATTCCAGGGCAACGATCGCGTCGACGATCCGCTCCTGCGGCCAGCCCGCACGCAGAAAACCTTCCGTCACGGCCTCGTACATCCTGATCGTTTGCGGCGCGTTGGTCACGGGCAGCAGGGCAATGACCGGAATCAGCGGCAGGTGGGCCGAAAAGGCGTCCCGGTAGGAGTGCGCCCAGAGCCGGACGGCCTCGGCCCATGGCCTGGCGGCAAACGCCGACACGTCCACCCGGCCCATGAGCGAATCCTCCACAAGCAGCAGCACGTCCTGCTTTGAGCTGACATGGTTGTACAGGGCCGACGGCGCAACGTTCAGCGCCCTGGCCAGCCCCGACATCGTGAGGCCCTTGTAGCCGTCGCGGGCCACCAGTTTCAGCGCCGCCTTGGTGATCTGCGCCTGGCCCAGCAGGGCGTGCGGGGGCCGGCCGGCCCGGCGTCGTGCGTCCCTGGCGCCGGACCCGCGGGCCGCGGCGCCCCGCCCATCCAGCGGCACTGCCCTGTCCGTCACAACACGCTCCCCATCCCTGCCCGCCCCGGCGGACGCAAACTTTTTCGCGGCACCCCTTTACCTTGCGGGGTGACGTCCATTACAGTCTAATGTAAATGAACGTCATTCATTTAGTGAAGCGGCTCACCGGACCGCTCACAGGAGAGGAATACATGGCCAGCACACACAACATCGAGCGGGACGTCGTCATCATCGGCGCCGGCCCGTCCGGCCTGACGGCCGCGCACGAACTGGCCAAGGCGGGGCTGTCCGTGGCCGTCCTCGAGGCGCGGGACCGCGTGGGCGGACGGACCTGGTCCAACACGATCGACGGCGCCTGGCTGGAAATTGGCGGCCAGTGGGTCTCCCCGGACCAGACGGCGCTGATCGGCCTGCTGGATGAGCTGGGCCTTGACACCTACTCCCGCTACCGCGACGGCGACAGCGTCTACATCGCCCCCGACGGCACGCGCACCCGCTACACCGGCGAAATGTTCCCCGTCAGCGCCGAGACCAAGACGGAAATGGACAGGCTCATCGGCACCCTCGACACGCTCGCCGCCGCCATGGACCCGGCCAAGCCGTGGGATCACCCGCAGGCCCGCGAGCTGGACACCATCTCGTTCCACCACTGGCTGCGCGGGCAGTCCGGCGACGAGGAGGCCTGCAACAACATCGGCCTGTTCATCGCCGGCGGCATGCTCACCAAGCCGGCCCACGCGTTCTCCGCGCTCCAGGCCGTGTTCATGGCCTCCTCGGCCGGCTCCTTCACGAACCTGGTGGACGACAACTTCATCCTTGACAAGCGCGTGGTGGGCGGCATGCAGGGCGCGTCCCTGGCCATCGCGGAGAAGCTCGGCGGCGACGTCATCCTCAACTCCCCGGTGCGCTCCGTCCACTGGGAGGAGGCCGACGGCGGCTGGCGCGCCACCGTGGCCAGCGACGACGTCACCGTCACCGCCAGGCGCGTGGTCATGGCCGTGCCGCCAAACCTGTACAGCCGCGTCTCCTTCGACCCGCCGCTGCCGCGCCGCCAGCACCAGATGCACCAGCACCAGTCCCTGGGCTTCGTCATCAAGGTCCACGCCGTCTACGAGACGCCGTTCTGGCGCGAAGACGGGCTCTCCGGCACCGGCTTCAGTGCGTCTTCGCTGGTCCAGGAAGTCTACGACAACACGAACTTCGAGGATCCCCGCGGCACCCTGGTGGGATTCATATCCGACGAAAAGGCCGACTACGCCTTCACGCTTTCGCCCGAACAGCGCCGGAAGGAAGTCACGGCGGCGCTCGCCGAATTCCTCGGCGACGCCGCCGCGGAACCCGTGGTCTACTACGAATCCGACTGGGGCGCCGAGGAATGGACGCGCGGCGCCTACGCCGCCAGCTACGACCTGGGCGGCCTGCACCGCTACGGACCCGACCAGCTCACCCCGGTGGGACCCATCCACTGGTCCTGCTCCGACCTGGCCGCCGAGGGCTACCAGCACGTGGACGGTGCCGTGCGCATGGGCCAGTATACGGCCGCGAAAATCATCGCCGAGCTGGCGCAGCGACCCGTCGGCTGAGTCCGGTGGCATTCCGGGACTTCCTCGGCCTCCCTGACGCAGCCTTCGAAAGCCCCGGCCCCGCCGCCAGCCGCATCCCCTGCGCCCGCCGGTTCCCATGATCCTGGTGCCGCGCAACCACGAGTTCCCATCCCAAGAGCTTTTCCACACAACCCAGGTCCCCGTCGTTGACGCCGGCGGACCCACAGAGGTGACGAGATGACAACCCCCAAAACTGCCACAAAACCCGCCGGTGACCACGGGCTGAGCGAGAAGGGCCTCAAGGCCGGCTCGGTGGGCCTGATCGGCGCCGTCGTGATCGGCGTTTCCTGCATCGCCCCGGCCTACACGCTCACCGCCGCCCTGGGCCCCACCGTGTCGGAGGTCGGCGTCCACCTGCCGGCCATCTTCCTGGTCGGCTTCATCCCCATGCTGCTCGTGGCGTTGGGCTACCGCGAACTGAACAATGCCATGCCCGACGCCGGCACCTCCTTCACGTGGGCCACGCGCGCCTTCGGGCCGTGGCTGGGCTGGATGGGCGGCTGGGGCCTGATTGCGGCCACCATCATTGTCCTGTCCAACCTGGCGGCCGTGGCGGTGGACTTCTTCTACCTGATGCTCGCGCAAATTTTCCGGAACCCGTCGCTGGCGGACCTGACCCGCGTGCTGCCGCTGAACATTGCCACCACGCTGGTGTTCATTGCCGGGGCCTGCTGGATTTCCTACCGCGGCATGGAGACCACCAAGGCGTTCCAGTACATCCTGGTGGCGTTCCAACTGCTGGTGCTGGGCTGGTTTGCCATCGCGGCCTTCGCCCACGTCGCCAACGGCACGGCCTTTGACGCAACGGCCATCTCGGCGGACTGGTTCAACCCCTTTGCCGTGGGCTCGTTCTCCGCGTTCGCGGCCGGCGTCTCGCTGTCCATCTTCATTTTCTGGGGCTGGGACGTCACCTTGACCATGAACGAGGAAACGAAGAACCCGGAAAAGACCCCGGGCCGCGCGGCCACGGTCACGGTGGTGGTCATCGTGGTGATTTACATGGTGGTTTCCCTGGCCACCCTGTCCTTCGCCGGCATCGGCACCACCGGTCTGGGCGCCGGCAACCCGGCAAACCAGGGCAGCATTTTCGCCGTGCTGGCCGGCCCGGTCATGGGACCGTTCGCCATCCTGATGTCGCTGGCCATCCTCAGCTCGTCCGCGGCCTCGCTGCAGTCGACCTTCGTGTCCCCGGCCAGGACGCTGCTGTCCATGGGCCACTACCGGGCCCTGCCCAGGAGCTTCGGGCGGATCAGCCCCGCCCACAAGTCCCCGGGCTACGCCACCGTCGCGGCCGCCGTCGCCGCCGCCGGCTTCTACATCATTACCCGGTCGCTGTCCGAGAACGCCCTGTGGGACACCATCACCGCCCTGGGCATGATGATCTGCTTCTACTACGGCATCACGGCGCTGGCCTGCGTCTGGTACTTCCGTGCCGAGGCCTTCCATGGGGCGCGGAACTTTCTGTGCAAGTTCCTGGCACCGCTGGTGGGCGGGGTGATCCTGCTGGTCATGTTCGTCAAGACCGCGTACGACTCCATGGACCCGTCCTACGGCTCCGGCTCCAACATTGGCGGGCTGGGCCTGGTGTTCATCCTCGGCTGCGGCGTGATCCTGCTGGGCGCCGTGCTGATGTTCTTCATGTACCGCCGGCACCCGGAGTTCTTCAGGGGCGAGGTCCTCAGCCGCGCCAGCCAGGTCTACAACCCGTAACCGCCGGGGCGGCCCCTAGCTCTTCGGGCGGCGGGCCGCCTCGCGCTCCTTGGCCAGCTGCGCCTCTGCCCGGGCCTTGGCGAACACGGCGCGCTCCTCCACCAGCCACGCAGGGGGAGCTTGGAGCAGTGCGGTGATGTCCGCCGTCGTGAGCGGCTCGGTGATGTCGGAGCGGTTGAGGCCGCCGATGGAGATGTTCAATTTCTGGGCCACCACCTGGCGCGGGTGCGGACCGATGCGGCGCAACTCCACCAGCCACTGCGGCGGGTTCTCCTGCAAAACCTTGAATTCCTCCCGGGTGATCGCGTTCTCTTGGAATTCCGCGGGGGCCGCGGGCAGGTGGATGCCCAGCTTCCTGGCCGCGGTGGCGGGCTTCATGGCTTGGGGGGACGGTTCAATGGTCATTGTCCAAGGGTACCGGCCACTGCCGCCCGGCAACGCAGTGGGCTAGGGTGAACAGGTGCCAGAACCCCGCGAACTTACAGTGACCTTTGTGCCGGGCGTGACTCCCGGAAAGTGGATCCACCGCTGGGAGGAGCGCATGCCGGACGTCGCACTGGCGTCCCGTCCCGTGCCCGAATCCCGGCAGCTCGACGCCGTCCGTGCCGGCGAGGCGGACATGGCCTTTGTGCGGCTCCCGGTGGACAAGGCGGGGCTGAACGTCATCCCCCTTTACACGGAGCTCTCCGTGGTGGTGGCCCCCAAGGACCACCCGATCGCCGCGTTCGACGAAATTGCCGTGGCGGAACTGGCCGACGAATACCTGCTGGCCGATCCCGACGACTTCCCCGCCTGGCGCGACATCTCCACGGAAATCCAGGCCGGGACGCGCAAGCCGCTGCCGCCCGTGGCTTCGGTGGAGGACGCCCTTGACCTGGTGGAGGCGGGCTTGGGAATCCTGATCCTGCCGATGTCCGTGGCCCGGCACTTCAACCGCAAGGCTCTGCGGGCGCGCGTGGTCACAGGTGTCCCGGAATCGGGAATCGGCCTCGCCTGGCTGCACTCCGACACGCCCCTGCCGGACGGCTTCGACGCCGTCATCGAGGAATTCATCGGCGTGGTGCGCGGGCGCGGCGCCAACAGTTCGCGCCAGCCGTCCGTGCTGGCCAAGCAGGCGGAGGCGCCGAAGAAGGGCGCCAAGGCGTCGCGCGGCAAGGGCAATGCGACGGCCGGCAAGGGTGGCGGTTCCAACAAGGGTGGGTCCGGCAAGGGCGGGGGTTCCAACCTTCGCGGCGGAGGCCGGCCGGGCGGCAAGGCCCGGGCGCAAAAGCGAGGCCGGCGTTAACTGAGCGCTGACGGCCCAAGATGACGATATGGATATTTGAGGCTGATTTATCGGGCTCAAATATCCATATCGTCATCCTGGGCGGAACGGGGCACCCAGGGCGGGCACCTGGCCGGCGGGACGTCAGGGAATCAGCACCAGTTTGCCGCGGGCCGTCCCGTCCTCCAGGGCTGCGTGCGCGGCGGCGGCTTCACGCAGGGGGAGCCGGGTGATGTGGCGGGCGCGCAGGGCGCCGTCGGCCAGGAGTTCGTTGACGGCGCGGGCCGCGTCCGCGAGTTCCTCCACGGTGGCGTTGCTGATGGCGAATCCGCGGATGCTGCCATCGCGGGTGTACAGCCGGCCCAGCGGCAGCGGGTCGGTGGCGGCCATGCCGGACAGGGCGATGATCCGCCCGCGCAGGGCCAACAGCTCGACGGCGGCCTCCAGCCGGTGCCGGCCGGATGTCTCGATGTGGATGTCCAGGCCGCGGCCCCCGGAAACGGCATGCACCGCGTCCGCCAGTTCGGCCATCAGCGCCGGGGAGCGGTAGTCCAGCGTGGCCGCGGCACCGAGGCCGCGGCACCAGCCGGCGTCGTCCCGGCTCGAGGAGGTGATGACCGCCGCGCCCGCACGGACGGCCTGGACCACCAGCGCCGATCCCACCTGCCCGGCGGCGCCGCCCACAAAGACAGTCTCGCCCGGCTGCACGCCGGCATGCCGGTGGAGTGCCAGCCAGGCCGTGGCGCCGGAATGCAGGACGGCGGCCGCCTCCACCGGATCCGCGCCGCTGGGGAGCGAATAAAGCCTGATGACGGGCACGGCGGCGAAGGCCGCGGCCGCTCCCGGCCTGCCGCCGAAGCCCATCGAGTTGGACCACACGAGGTCCCCGGGCCGGAAACGGTCCGCGGCGCCGGGTGCCACCTGCACGACGGTGCCGGTGAGGTCGCGTCCCAACGCCTGCGGAAAGGCCAGCTCGGTGGCGTACCGGCCACTGCGCACAAACGTGTCCACGTGGTTGACCGCAGTGGCGCCCACCCGCACCAGCACGGTGTCGCCGGCCGCCCTCGGCAGCGGCAGTGCGCCAAACTCGATGTCGCCGGCGCCGCCGGTGTGATTTATGTACGCCGCATCCATCATTCCCCCGGTCATGCCGTCCACTTTAGGCCCTAAAAGTAGACAGGCCCCGGTACTGGGGGTGGGCACCGGGCCAGACGCTCGGTGCCGCCCTCACGGATTCCGGCATTACACCTGACAACCACGCTGAATATCCCAGACCCCGTACCCGAAGGCCCCGCCCCGGCATCCCTGCCAGCCACCGTCCAGGCCCGCCGGCTCATCCTGTGCCCCGGTGGTTATGACCGCCAGCTGCCGGTCCCCGGCTGGGACCTGCCCGGCGTCATGGCGGCCGGCGGCGTCCAGGCGCTCCTGAAGGGGAGCGGGACGGCGGCGGGGACGGTCGCCGTCGTCGGCGGGACGGGCCCGTTCCTGCTCCCGGTGGCCACGGGCTTGGCGGCGGCGGGCGTGAAGGTGGCCGCA
This genomic stretch from Arthrobacter dokdonellae harbors:
- a CDS encoding EscU/YscU/HrcU family type III secretion system export apparatus switch protein, with the protein product MAETGERTEKATERRMKEVREKGQLSRSQDLTAWVGVGAAVIMLPGVIARSSNALADQMFTAASMAAHPDPLVALRALETGVGTVAGILGPMLFAVVAAVLAAAAVQGGIRFKKFKPKFEQFDLLKGLKNVVGTQALWNGAKALLKTAVVGLVLYTVVQGMVPVLLQAGGLQITELLGAAGGGVVQLVQYAVAAGMLLALADVFVISRRNRKKTRMTKKEVKDENKSSDGDPMIKSARRQRQLAMARNRMMSAVGTADVVLVNPVHVAVALRYEPGKSAPRVVAKGADRVAARIRAEAEAKKVPLVKDIPLARALHGSCELGAEIPVELYNQVAAVLAFVMALKKRGSAAGMHQLHPAGSAIPPKPNSTNLSKGMPA
- a CDS encoding flagellar biosynthesis protein FlhA, which translates into the protein MGVVGIVLLLVVPIPAMLLDVLIIINIVFALLVLMNSMFVKKPLDFSVFPSLLLVATLFRLGLNVASTRLVLGQAHAGQVIQAFGEVTVSGNLIIGGVIFLILVVIQFVVVTKGAERVAEVGARFTLDAMPGKQMAIDADLNAGLITDVEAKERRVEVSAEADFYGAMDGASKFVKGDAIVGIIIIIINLVGGIAIGMLQRGMDITDAVKTYSLLSVGDGLVSQIPALLMAVATGMIVTRSNASSDMGTTAALQLTQSRSALLVSGVAAIIMSVIPGMPVFLFLGVGALLLFIGQRVKVGEKKAAAAKELEAAVAAPQAETTEDIIGQMRVQALEIQLSTDLVDLVSGSADDLLARIKALRHKVAMELGMVVPPVRTRDHVELPPSTYVIRIAGVEAGRGTAPAGRVLALGDQLGALPGTPTVEPVFGLAGKWIPAEMRHSAEMAGATVIDRVSVLITHLSAIVNANAARLLSREDVRVLTEGVKDVSPSIVEELVPGQLSLGEVQRVLQGLLEEQVPINDLPRIYEALSLHAKKGTEPETLIEAARTALGPVIADRCLDGSSLAVLMIDPSLEQSLLEGLRPSELGTQIVVDPSRLEAFLVSVTETFTAAEAAGHSPVLVCAPALRPAIWRLVSGRVKGLPVLSYTEATAGNPTIDTVGVVRSAQSISA
- the csrA gene encoding carbon storage regulator CsrA; this translates as MLVLTRKIGEKIVIGGNITVTILDGGRGEGVRIGIDAPRDVSIHRSEVVDAVSANNREAAEGSAAVSGTESPEQLILAALGLASPE
- a CDS encoding FAD-binding oxidoreductase, which gives rise to MEPIGEPTGHPAVFDGPPAFDDLRRAVDGALFAPGQPGYTELSTPWNLAVRTSPAAVLEAATAQDVVEAVRFASANGLPVAVQATGHGIASDLDGALLIHTRNLAECTIDPRGWARTGAGVTWKTVLSACAGTGLAGLCGSAPGVSVAGYTSGGGIGPMARTFGAASDQVRAFDVVTGDGRLRHVTAETEPDLFWGLRGGKSSLGIITATEFNLLPLPTIYAGALFFGEDSAARATFAWSSWCHTLPPEASTSLALMQLPPTPGVPEALAGTFTAAVRYVYTGSPDDGARWLAPMRAAGVPLMDAVQTMPYSMIGMVHSDPEDALPASEASCLLADFGPEAAQTLLRAVGPGTNSPQLLVEIRQFGGALSEEPAVPSALCHRDAGFGLYSVGVAAPPELPAIAVHAAGLHASMGEWHFGANLPNFSASSGAAGFAASYTPEVLARLTRLAAHYDPDALFRLGQVPAR
- a CDS encoding TetR/AcrR family transcriptional regulator, whose translation is MTDRAVPLDGRGAAARGSGARDARRRAGRPPHALLGQAQITKAALKLVARDGYKGLTMSGLARALNVAPSALYNHVSSKQDVLLLVEDSLMGRVDVSAFAARPWAEAVRLWAHSYRDAFSAHLPLIPVIALLPVTNAPQTIRMYEAVTEGFLRAGWPQERIVDAIVALESFIFGSAYDVNAPADIFATGELEAEAPHFSAAVARRRNPDGHNDADAAFALGLDALVAGLAAAIVPSATG
- a CDS encoding flavin monoamine oxidase family protein, which produces MASTHNIERDVVIIGAGPSGLTAAHELAKAGLSVAVLEARDRVGGRTWSNTIDGAWLEIGGQWVSPDQTALIGLLDELGLDTYSRYRDGDSVYIAPDGTRTRYTGEMFPVSAETKTEMDRLIGTLDTLAAAMDPAKPWDHPQARELDTISFHHWLRGQSGDEEACNNIGLFIAGGMLTKPAHAFSALQAVFMASSAGSFTNLVDDNFILDKRVVGGMQGASLAIAEKLGGDVILNSPVRSVHWEEADGGWRATVASDDVTVTARRVVMAVPPNLYSRVSFDPPLPRRQHQMHQHQSLGFVIKVHAVYETPFWREDGLSGTGFSASSLVQEVYDNTNFEDPRGTLVGFISDEKADYAFTLSPEQRRKEVTAALAEFLGDAAAEPVVYYESDWGAEEWTRGAYAASYDLGGLHRYGPDQLTPVGPIHWSCSDLAAEGYQHVDGAVRMGQYTAAKIIAELAQRPVG